CCGGATTGATTTGAGATGGCTGTAAATAACAGAAAAGCACAGTCGATCATTTACTCTTTAACGGTAGACCAAGCCAAAAATAATTCAATATCATTAATTAATCGGTTATTTAATCAACATATTAAGCTGAATAAAAATTGAAACATGCATATGAAATGTCATATATAATGGCGCGCGTCTTACTTCAGGGTTTACACATTTCAGGAGTTTGGTGATGAAAGATTCACACCTCAACCTGCCAGCGGGCTACTTTGGCATCGTGCTTGGTATTATCGGGCTGGGCTTTTCCTGGCGTTTCGCCGCCACTATCTGGCCGGTCACGCTGCTACCTGCAGATGGCTTAATCATTCTGGCGATGGTCATCTGGGCGTTGTTGATGCTGGCATTTATTAGCCGAATGTTTCGCCACGGCGCGAGCGTGCTGGAAGAGATCACCCATCCGCTGAAAAGCAGTTTTGTCAGCCTGGCACCAGCAACCTCAATGCTGGTCGCCATTGGCCTCGCGCCGTGGCTGCACACGCTGGCGCTGGGGCTGTTTCTTGTTGCTGTCGTTATTCAGCTCACCTACTCCGCCTGGCAAACCGCCGGCTTATGGCGCGGTCAACACCCGAAAGAAGCGACGACGCCAGGGCTTTATCTGCCCACGGTTGCCAATAATTTTATCAGCGCGATGGCCTGTGGCGCGTTTGGTTTTAACGATGTCGGGATGTTGTTTCTCGGCGCCGGGCTCTTCTCCTGGCTGAGTCTTGAGCCTGCTATTCTCAGCCGGATGCGCAATCTTGATGAAATGTCGCCCGCCGTGCGCACATCGCTTGGCATTCAGATGGCGCCTGCATTCGTGGCCTGTAGCGCCTGGCTGAGCGTCAACGGCGGGCAGGCCGATGTGTTCGCCAAACTGTTATTCGGTTATGGCCTGTTGCAGATGCTGTTCATGATAAGGCTGATCCCCTGGTACAGTTCGCAGCCGTTTAATCCGTCGTTCTGGAGCTTTTCATTTGGCGTGGCGTCGCTGGCGACCACCTCGATTCGTCTGGGACACGGTACGCCGGGCGGTGCACTGTACTGGATGTCATTCCCGCTGTTTATCGCGGCTAACCTGGTGATCGCGCTGTTGATGGTGAAAACCTTCGCGCTGTTACTGCGGGGTAAGTTATTGATCCGCGCATAAAGCAGAATGCGCCAGGCATTTCCCCTGGCGCATTGCTGATTACGGGCGACGGAACAGCACGATACTGCGCCCTTCGAGTTCGAAATCCTTCTCTTTGGTGATAACAACCCCGCGTTTCGCGCTATCGGCGGTGGTCAGCTCCAGCACCCAGCCGCCTTCGCCGAACTGCGGAATACGAAACGGTACCGTGCCTTCAAACGGGTTAAACAGCATCAGCACGTCATGCCAGATCCCCTCTTCTTCCTGCAAATCCGGGCGTCCGATATAAACGCCAAGCGTCGTACCTTCATCCCACTGTTCCGGTAACTGCTCGCCGCCGCCGGCGTTGTACCAGCGGATCTCCATACCATCGCGCCAGTTTTCGCGCCGCAGGATCGGCTGCGAAGCCCGGAGCGCAATGACATGACGGGTAAATTCCCGCAGCGCTTCACCGTTGCCGCTGTGCGGCGCGTCCCAGTCGATCCATGAGATTTCGCTGTCCTGGCAGTAGCCATTATTGTTGCCCTGCTGGGTACGGCCAAACTCGTCCCCGGCCAACAACATTGGCGTGCCGTGGGAGAAGAACAGCGTCGCAAGGAAGTTGCGTTTTTGCCGTTCGCGCACGGTGTTGATGCCTTCATCGTCGGTCACCCCTTCCGCACCGTAGTTGTAGGAGCGGTTGTCATTGTGACCATCGTTATTGTCTTCGCCGTTGGCTTCATTATGTTTTTCGTTGTACGACACCAGGTCGTTCAGCGTAAAACCGTCGTGGGCAGTTATAAAATTCACGCTTGCCCACGGGCGACGCCCGCGCTGATCGTACAGATCGCCGGAGCCCAGCAAGCGGGCGGCAAAGTCCGTCGAGACGTTATCGCCCTTCCAGTATTCACGCAGCGTGTCGCGGTATTTGTCGTTCCACTCCGCCCAACCCGGCGGGAATCCGCCCACCTGATAACCGCCAGGGCCGATGTCCCACGGTTCGCCAACCAGTTTCAGCCGGGATAACAGCGGATCCTGCGTCATGGCATCGAAAAAGCCGCCGCGCTGGTCAAACCCTTCCGGCTCGCGCCCAAGAATGGTGCCCAGATCGAAGCGAAAACCGTCGATATGCATCGATTCTGCCCAGTAACGCAGCGAATCCATCACCATCTGCAATACGCGCGGGTGCGACGTGTTCACCGTATTGCCGGTGCCGGTGTCATTGATGTAGTAGCGGTGCTGATCCGGTAATGTGCGGTAATAAGAGAAGTTGTCGATGCCTTTAAACGATAGCGTTGGCCCCAGTTCGTTGCCTTCTGCCGTGTGGTTATAAACCACATCGAGGATCACTTCGATACCGGCATCGTGAAACGCCCGCACCATATCGCGAAAGCCCTGAATACCGCGTGGCCCGTAATAACGCGACGCCGGGGCGAAGAAACCAAGCGTGTTATAGCCCCAGAAGTTGCGCAGCCCTTTATCGAGCAAATGCTGGTCGTCCGGGAACCAGTGTACCGGCAGCAGTTCGACAGAGGTAATGCCGAGGCTTTTGATATACTCCACCGACGCTTTATGGCCCATCCCTTCAAACGTGCCACGCAACTCCGGCGGCAGCGCCGGATTAAGCTGCGTGAAGCCTTTGACATGGGTTTCGTAGAAAACCGTGCGTGGCCAGGGAATATTCGGTCGTGCGCCGTCCTGCCAGTCGAACGCGTGTGGATCGATAACCCGGCATTTGGGCGTAAACGGCGCGCTATCCTGGGTATCAAAGGTCAGGTCTTTATCTTCATGGCCTAAATCGTAAGCATAATGGGCCGCGTTCCACTCAATATCCCCGACCAGTTCGCGGGCATAAGGGTCAATCAATAATTTATTCGGGTTAAACCGGTGGCCGTTTTCCGGCTCAAACGGGCCATGCACCCGGTAGCCATACAGCGCGCCGGGTTGCAGGCCTGGCACATACCCGTGCCAGATTTCGTGGGTATTTTCCGGCAGATCAAACCGGGCGATCTCCTGCTTGCCATCGGGGGCGTATAAACAGAGCTCCACACGATGCGCATGCGCTGAAAAAAGGGCAAAGTTAACGCCCTCACCGTCGTAATTCGCACCGAGTTGCTGGCCGTGCCCCGCCGTAATGTAAAACCGTTTTCCGTCAGACATTGCTTCCCCTTGATCGCCTGTAAAGTCTCACCAGACATAACGATTGATGAACCGCACCCTTTTCTTCGATCACGCACTGACCAGTACCGCAAAGGTGAAACCGCCTATCGATCGCAGGTTCACTTTGTCGGCGAGAAAAACCTCCTCTGAGCTGAGTATGTCCCGGTAACGCCGATTCGCCAGTTCCGGCGGTAAAGCAATATTGGCACCCGCCAGGCTGCCGTCGATGGCATCGAACAGCAGACGCGGGGCGAGCACAATTAACGCATCCTGGTTTTCCACGCGCGCAAAGGCGATCAGGTGCTCCGCCTCTTCACCCGCAACAGTCAACGGCAGATAAGCCCCCCGGCGGAACAGCGACGGCATCTGCTGGCGTAAATGCAGCAGCCGGTAGATGAAAAACTGCTTTAACTGCCCGCTCGACCAGCTCTCCTGCGAGTGCGGATCGGCCTGCTCTTCGTCTACCAGCAGGCGCTCAAGCTCGGCGTAATCCGGCTCCAGCCGGTTATCCGGGTCGACCAGGCTGAAATTGAGCGCTTCGCTGCCCTGATAAATATCCGGCACGCCGGGAGCCGTCAGCTTGATCACCGTTTGCGTCAGGCTATTGACCAGCCCGGCACGAATAAAGGGCTGTAGCGAGGCGGTAAAATCGGTTAAAAACTCGCGATTCTCCGGCGACAACAAATGACGCACGTAATCAAGCACCGCCTGTTCATAGGCGTCGTTAGTCTCGATCCAGTCGGTGCGCTGTTTTGCTTCGCGCAGCGCTTTTTCGACAAACGCCACAAACCGCGCTTCCAGCGCACGCAAACCGTCCACATCATCGGCCTGTAAGTTGACCGGCCAGACACCCGCCAGCGCCTGGTAAATCATCCACGCCACCATCGGTCGCGGCGCGTGTCCATCATCCAGCAGTTGCACTTTGCTATGGTTCATCTGTCGCCAGCGCGCCACGCAATCTGCCCAGCGCTCAGGCGATTCCGTCAGCGTATAGAGCCGCGCCCGGGCGTCTTCTCCGCGTTTGGTGTCATGGGTTGAGGTGCCGGAAAGCGCATCCGGCTGGCGCTCAAGCCGGGTTTGCATCTCTGCGTGGAAACGATCGAGAGAAAAGGTGCGCGGTAGTGGTTCCGCGCCGACCTCATTAAGCGCCAGATCGACATGCTGGCGGAAAAAGAGCGTATCTTCGACGGATTTCGCCATCAGCGGCCCGGTGAGCTGCTGAAAACGCGTGCGAAAACGTGCCGCCGCGCCGAGCGCGCTTTTCGCCACATCGCCCACTAAAATGCGGCGCACAAAATCGAGCGCGGCAGCATCCGGCGCATACGGGCTGCGCTGAACGCTCTCCACCACCTTGTTTAACAGCGAGGCGTCAGCCTCCGGTAGCCCCTGTTCCGTGCCATAAGTGCGATACACCGGGAAAGCGATCAGCAGTTCGCGCAGCGCCTGGCGCACCGCGTCCTCCTGCGGCACCGGGATTTCCGCGTGACCAATAGTGAGCGCCAGCGACACCAGCACGTTGAATTCGCCGTTAAAGTTACGATCGACCATCAGCAGCTTGGCGTCGCGCAGCTCCTCGCGCATATTCACACGCCGCCCGGCAACGCTGTCATAGGCTTTACGCAGATTACTGAGCTTTGCGTCATCGACCAGCACATCCGACAGCGCAGCGATAAATTCATACCCGGTGGTGCCGGAAACCGGCCAGTCCGGCGGAAGATGCTCGCCTTTGCCAAGGATCTTCTCCACCGTGAGGTAACACTCAGGCCCCACCTTCTGGCGTAAGCGCATCAGATAACCCTTGGGATCGGCCAGCCCGTCGACGTGATCGATTCGCAACCCCTCCACCGCGCCGCTGTGCACCAGTTCAAGGATCAGCCGGTGCGCATCATCAAATACCGCCTCATCTTCCACGCGCACACCAACCAGGCCGGTGATTTCAAAAAAGCGCCGGTATGAGAGGTCACTCGCCGCATCGCGCCAGCTCATTAAACGCCAGGGCTGCTGCGCATGTATGTCAGCGATTAGCGCGTGATCGGTCTCGCCGATAAGTGCCTGCTCCCGCCCTTGCCAGCTTTCTGCCACCAGCGGATAAAAGTTGTCGTAATAGGCCAGCGCCGGTTCACCGGTCAGCGGATCGGCTTTGATCGCCAGCTCGCCGTTCGCCAGCACAGTGTCAAAATCATCGCCGAGAAACGGCAGCGTCAGCCGCCGCGACCAGTCAATGTCGAAATGGTGGGCATACGGGCTTTTTTCGCCTTTGCCTATTACATCGCGCCACCAGGCGTTTTCCAGCGAGGCGGCCATATGGTTTGGCACAATATCGAGAATCAGCCCCAGCCCGGCGTTTTTTAACGCCCTCACCAGCCGGTCAAATCCGTCGCGCCCGCCAAGCGTCGGGTCTATTTCATTGGCGTTGGTTACGTCATAACCGTGGGTGGAACCGCTGGCGGCGGTGAAAATGGGCGAAGCGTAAAGGTGGCTGATGCCCAGATGTTTAAGATACGGAACCAGCGCCGCGGCGCGATCAAACCTCATTCCGTTACGAAACTGCAAGCGGTAAGTGGCGGTTGGCGTATTCACATTCCCTCTCCTAAAGCCAGACGAACAATGAACGCATTCGGCGGCAAATCATCCTGTCCGCGCGGCCAGGCCACCAGCGTTTTACCGGGAAGATCCGGCAACGGTTGCGATGCCTCGCCAATATTGAGCGCCAGCGATAATGTCCCTTGCGGGAAGCGCCAGCGGACCGCGACAAACCCCGGCGCGGTGGCGATCACCTCCCCATTTTGCCGCTGCGCATTTGTCAGCAGCGGCACCACATATTTCTGGCGCAGCGTCAGCCAGTCGCGGGTTTGCGTCAGCCAGCGCTGACCGCTCTCCCGCTGCGTTTTCGCCCAGTCCAGTTGCGAACGGGTAAAGGTGTCAGGCGCGTTCGGATCGGGAACCGCTTCCCCCTCATGTCCCGCATGGCCCTGGAATTCCCGCGCGCGCCCTTCACGCACCGCGCGCGCCAGATCGCCGTGAAAATCGGTAAAGAACAGGAAAGGATTGGTTTCGCCATACTCTTCGCCCATAAACAGCAGTGGAATATGCGGGGAAAACAGCAGCGCGCCGAGCAGCACGCGCGTTTTCTCCTCGCCCGCCAGCGTGACGAGCCGCTCGCCCTGCGCGCGGTTGCCGGTCTGATCGTGGTTCTGGATAAAATCGACAAACGCCACCGGCGGCTGGTTGCGGCTGTCCACTCCGCGCGGTTCACCGGTTGACGGCGCAACCTCCCCCTGAAATGCGAACCCTTCAGTTAACGCCCGCGCCAGCCACACTTCGGGCTTATCCGCAAAATCCTGGTAATAGGCATGGGTTTCACCGGTGGCAAACACATGCGCGGCATTGTGCAGATCATCGTTCCACTCGGCGGTAAACAGCGGCGCACGACCGTCCGGCTCGCGCGGATGCAGCGCGATAATGTTGCGGCAATCTTCGGTGGTCAGATGCACCGGCCGGTCGGTGATCTCCGCGCGAATACGCTCGGCAATCTCTACCAGCACATGCGGCTTCGAACTGTCTTCAATCTGATCGATGGCATCAAATCGCAGCCCGTCCAGGTTGTATTCGTTGAGCCAGTAGAGCGGTGCTTCAACGATGTAACGCCGCACCGCGTCAACGTCATACGCGATGCCCGGCCCCCACGGTGTCTGGCGTTCGGCGTGGAAAAAATTCGGTGATAGCGCGGGTAAGTAGTTACCTTCCGGGCCAAAGTGGTTGAGCACAATATCCAGCACTACCGAAAGGCCGTAGCCATGAGCGGCGTCGATAAAGGCTTTAAAATCATCCGGCGTGCCATACGCCGAGTGCGGCGCATAGAGCAGCACGCCGTCATAGCCCCAGCCGCGGTTGCCGCCAAACTGGGAGACGGGCATTACTTCTATCATGGTGATGCCGAGTTGCGCGAGGTACGGCAGTTTTTCCATCGCCGCGCGAAAAGTACCCTGCGGGGTGAATGTCCCGATATGCAGTTCATAAACGACTGACTCTTGCCACGGGCGGCCTTGCCACTGCGGGTGTTGCCAGACGTAATGATCCGGGTCAATGACCAGTGAAGGGCCGTTAACGTCGGCGGCCTGCGCGCGCGAGGCAGGATCGGGAACCGCCATACCATTATTCAGGACAAACTGGTACGCCGTACCCGCAGCGATATTATCGACGGTCAGTTCAAACCAGCCGTCATCAAGGCGTTGCATTGGCAGTTCGCCAGCCGGTAAACGCAGTGAAACCTGCTGCTGCCCGGTGGCCCATAAGCGAAAACGCACGCGACCATTCGCGAGGTATTCGGCTCCCCAGCTTTTACAAAACGATTTCGACGCCATGCAATTACCTCTCCACGATGTCACGAAGAACAATCATAGTCGATAAACTGCAAAGCCATTGGCGGGCCGCCCGGTGATGCACGCGCATACCGGGCGGTGAGTTGCATTAGTGCTGTTGTTTTTCTTCTGCGGCTTCGACTTCGCGATACCAGCGCGGATGGTGCTTCTTCGCCCAACGACGGCTCACTTTGCCTTCAATCATGCCTTTGATCGACCCTTTCACCCAGAACGCCATATACATGTGAACCAGAATGGCGAGCATCAGGATAATGGCGGAAGTGGCATGCGCCAGCAAACACCAGCGAATCAGCCAGATAGGGAAAAAGTGGGCAAAGTACGGACGCCAGATCACCACGCCCGTCGCCAGCAGCAGCGAAATCATGCTCATGATGGTCCAGAACATCATTTTCTGTCCGGCGTTATATTTGCCGACATCCGCCACCTTGTGCTCATTGCCTTTCAGCACTTCGACAATGTTTTTCAGCCATGGCAGATCTTTCTTGTCCGGGATGTTGTGATGCACAAAACGCCCGAACATAAACATCAGGATCAGAAAGATCAGCACGCCAAAGAACGGGTGCAAAATTCGCCCCATCTGCGGCGTGCCGAAGGTTTGCGTCAGCCAGTGCAGCGTCGGGAAAAAGAGCGCGATACCGGATAACGCCACCAGAAAGAAGCAGATAACTACCGTCCAGTGGCACGCCCGGTCGATAAATTTGGTGCGCAGGATCATTTTGCTTTTATTCATGGTCGTGCTCCTCTTCATCGTCATCCGTCTCTTTGTTCGGGCCTACACCGATATAGTGGAACAGCAGACCGGCAAAGGTAGCGATAAACCCGGCGGCGGAGAGCGGCTTGAGAATGCCCTTCCACAAATTTACCGGCACATCGATTTTCGGTTCCGCTGGCAGGTTGTGATACAGCCCAGGCTGGTCGGCATGATGCAGCACATACATCACATGCGTACCGCCGACTCCCTGCGGGTTGTACACGCCTGCATTGACGTAACCGCGTTTTTGCAACTGGGCCACGCGCTGCTCGCCAAGCTCAAGCATCTCGGCTTTAGTACCAAAATGGATCGCCCCGGTCGGGCAGGTTTTCACACACGCGGGCTCCTGGCCGACGCTGACGCGATCGACGCAGAGTGTGCATTTGTAGACCCGGTTATCGTCCGGGTTGAGACGCGGCACGTTGAACGGGCAACCGGCAATGCAGTAGCCGCAGCCAATGCAGTGCTCCGACTGGAAATCGACAATGCCGTTGGCGTACTGAATGATCGCGCCCGCCGACGGGCAGGCTTTCAGGCAGCCCGGCTCCGCGCAGTGCATACAACCATCTTTGCGGATCAGCCACTCCAGTTTGTTGTTTTGCGTGGTCTCGCTAAAGCGCATTACCGTCCAGGATTTGGCGCTTAAATCGAGCGGGTTGTCATACACCCCGGCGCAATACCCCACTTCATCGCGGATATCGTTCCACTCGGAACAGGCCACCTGGCAGCCTTTACAGCCAATACAGGTGGACACATCAATCAGCTTAGCCACTTCGGCACGGAAATCCCGTGCCTGCGGCGGCGGCGTAAAACCGTTGGTCGCTGAACGTTTAATAATGTCTTGTGATTGCATGGACATGGTTTCGCTTCCTTACGCCTTCTCAATATTGACCAAAAACGCCTTGTATTCCGGCGTCTGCGAGTTAGCGTCGCCGACAGACGGCGTCAGCGTGTTAGCAAGGAAGCCTTTGCGCGTGGCCCCTTCAAAACCCCAGTGGCACGGAATACCGACGGTATCGATGCTGCGCCCGTCGATAGTTAGCGTCTGCAAGCGTTTGGTCACCACCGCTTTGGCTTTGATAAAGCCGCGTTTCGACATCACTTTCACTTCGTCTCCGGCGAGAATGCCCTTCTCTTTTGCCAGCGCTTCGCCAATCTCCACAAACTGATCCGGCTGCGCGATAGCGTTAAGGCGGGCATGTTTCGTCCAGTGGCGGAACAGCTCGGTTATTGAGTAGGTGGTGGCGACATACGGGAAGGCATCCGCTTTGCCCATATTGGCTTTGTCGGCCGCAAAAATACGCGCTACCGGGCTTGAGACTACTTCCGGGTGCAGCGGGTTGGTGCCAATCGGCGATTCAATCGGCTCGTAGTGTTCCGGGAACGGGCCGTCGTTCATCTTGTCGATGGAGAACAGGCGCGCCACGCCTTCCGGGTTCATGATAAACGGCCCGACATTGCTGCCTGGTGCCGCCTGGCTGTAATCGGCAACGTCCATGCCAGTCCAGCGCTGACCATCCCAGTGCAACAGCGCGCGCTTCGCATCCCACGGTTTTCCCGCCGGATCGGCAGAGGCGCGGTTGTAAAGAATGCGGCGGTTCGCCGGCCACGACCACGCCCAGCCCGGCGTGCAGCCCAGCCCGTACGGATCGCTGTTATCACGGTTCGCCATCTGGTTACCGCGCTCCGTCCAGCTACCGCAATACACCCAGCAGAAGCTACTGGTGGAGCCGTCATCACGCAGTTGCGCAAAGCTGCTTAGCTG
This genomic interval from Kosakonia sacchari SP1 contains the following:
- the treY gene encoding malto-oligosyltrehalose synthase, with protein sequence MRFDRAAALVPYLKHLGISHLYASPIFTAASGSTHGYDVTNANEIDPTLGGRDGFDRLVRALKNAGLGLILDIVPNHMAASLENAWWRDVIGKGEKSPYAHHFDIDWSRRLTLPFLGDDFDTVLANGELAIKADPLTGEPALAYYDNFYPLVAESWQGREQALIGETDHALIADIHAQQPWRLMSWRDAASDLSYRRFFEITGLVGVRVEDEAVFDDAHRLILELVHSGAVEGLRIDHVDGLADPKGYLMRLRQKVGPECYLTVEKILGKGEHLPPDWPVSGTTGYEFIAALSDVLVDDAKLSNLRKAYDSVAGRRVNMREELRDAKLLMVDRNFNGEFNVLVSLALTIGHAEIPVPQEDAVRQALRELLIAFPVYRTYGTEQGLPEADASLLNKVVESVQRSPYAPDAAALDFVRRILVGDVAKSALGAAARFRTRFQQLTGPLMAKSVEDTLFFRQHVDLALNEVGAEPLPRTFSLDRFHAEMQTRLERQPDALSGTSTHDTKRGEDARARLYTLTESPERWADCVARWRQMNHSKVQLLDDGHAPRPMVAWMIYQALAGVWPVNLQADDVDGLRALEARFVAFVEKALREAKQRTDWIETNDAYEQAVLDYVRHLLSPENREFLTDFTASLQPFIRAGLVNSLTQTVIKLTAPGVPDIYQGSEALNFSLVDPDNRLEPDYAELERLLVDEEQADPHSQESWSSGQLKQFFIYRLLHLRQQMPSLFRRGAYLPLTVAGEEAEHLIAFARVENQDALIVLAPRLLFDAIDGSLAGANIALPPELANRRYRDILSSEEVFLADKVNLRSIGGFTFAVLVSA
- the fdnI gene encoding formate dehydrogenase-N subunit gamma is translated as MNKSKMILRTKFIDRACHWTVVICFFLVALSGIALFFPTLHWLTQTFGTPQMGRILHPFFGVLIFLILMFMFGRFVHHNIPDKKDLPWLKNIVEVLKGNEHKVADVGKYNAGQKMMFWTIMSMISLLLATGVVIWRPYFAHFFPIWLIRWCLLAHATSAIILMLAILVHMYMAFWVKGSIKGMIEGKVSRRWAKKHHPRWYREVEAAEEKQQH
- the glgX gene encoding glycogen debranching protein GlgX, producing MSDGKRFYITAGHGQQLGANYDGEGVNFALFSAHAHRVELCLYAPDGKQEIARFDLPENTHEIWHGYVPGLQPGALYGYRVHGPFEPENGHRFNPNKLLIDPYARELVGDIEWNAAHYAYDLGHEDKDLTFDTQDSAPFTPKCRVIDPHAFDWQDGARPNIPWPRTVFYETHVKGFTQLNPALPPELRGTFEGMGHKASVEYIKSLGITSVELLPVHWFPDDQHLLDKGLRNFWGYNTLGFFAPASRYYGPRGIQGFRDMVRAFHDAGIEVILDVVYNHTAEGNELGPTLSFKGIDNFSYYRTLPDQHRYYINDTGTGNTVNTSHPRVLQMVMDSLRYWAESMHIDGFRFDLGTILGREPEGFDQRGGFFDAMTQDPLLSRLKLVGEPWDIGPGGYQVGGFPPGWAEWNDKYRDTLREYWKGDNVSTDFAARLLGSGDLYDQRGRRPWASVNFITAHDGFTLNDLVSYNEKHNEANGEDNNDGHNDNRSYNYGAEGVTDDEGINTVRERQKRNFLATLFFSHGTPMLLAGDEFGRTQQGNNNGYCQDSEISWIDWDAPHSGNGEALREFTRHVIALRASQPILRRENWRDGMEIRWYNAGGGEQLPEQWDEGTTLGVYIGRPDLQEEEGIWHDVLMLFNPFEGTVPFRIPQFGEGGWVLELTTADSAKRGVVITKEKDFELEGRSIVLFRRP
- the tehA gene encoding dicarboxylate transporter/tellurite-resistance protein TehA, which produces MKDSHLNLPAGYFGIVLGIIGLGFSWRFAATIWPVTLLPADGLIILAMVIWALLMLAFISRMFRHGASVLEEITHPLKSSFVSLAPATSMLVAIGLAPWLHTLALGLFLVAVVIQLTYSAWQTAGLWRGQHPKEATTPGLYLPTVANNFISAMACGAFGFNDVGMLFLGAGLFSWLSLEPAILSRMRNLDEMSPAVRTSLGIQMAPAFVACSAWLSVNGGQADVFAKLLFGYGLLQMLFMIRLIPWYSSQPFNPSFWSFSFGVASLATTSIRLGHGTPGGALYWMSFPLFIAANLVIALLMVKTFALLLRGKLLIRA
- the treZ gene encoding malto-oligosyltrehalose trehalohydrolase → MASKSFCKSWGAEYLANGRVRFRLWATGQQQVSLRLPAGELPMQRLDDGWFELTVDNIAAGTAYQFVLNNGMAVPDPASRAQAADVNGPSLVIDPDHYVWQHPQWQGRPWQESVVYELHIGTFTPQGTFRAAMEKLPYLAQLGITMIEVMPVSQFGGNRGWGYDGVLLYAPHSAYGTPDDFKAFIDAAHGYGLSVVLDIVLNHFGPEGNYLPALSPNFFHAERQTPWGPGIAYDVDAVRRYIVEAPLYWLNEYNLDGLRFDAIDQIEDSSKPHVLVEIAERIRAEITDRPVHLTTEDCRNIIALHPREPDGRAPLFTAEWNDDLHNAAHVFATGETHAYYQDFADKPEVWLARALTEGFAFQGEVAPSTGEPRGVDSRNQPPVAFVDFIQNHDQTGNRAQGERLVTLAGEEKTRVLLGALLFSPHIPLLFMGEEYGETNPFLFFTDFHGDLARAVREGRAREFQGHAGHEGEAVPDPNAPDTFTRSQLDWAKTQRESGQRWLTQTRDWLTLRQKYVVPLLTNAQRQNGEVIATAPGFVAVRWRFPQGTLSLALNIGEASQPLPDLPGKTLVAWPRGQDDLPPNAFIVRLALGEGM
- the fdxH gene encoding formate dehydrogenase subunit beta; its protein translation is MSMQSQDIIKRSATNGFTPPPQARDFRAEVAKLIDVSTCIGCKGCQVACSEWNDIRDEVGYCAGVYDNPLDLSAKSWTVMRFSETTQNNKLEWLIRKDGCMHCAEPGCLKACPSAGAIIQYANGIVDFQSEHCIGCGYCIAGCPFNVPRLNPDDNRVYKCTLCVDRVSVGQEPACVKTCPTGAIHFGTKAEMLELGEQRVAQLQKRGYVNAGVYNPQGVGGTHVMYVLHHADQPGLYHNLPAEPKIDVPVNLWKGILKPLSAAGFIATFAGLLFHYIGVGPNKETDDDEEEHDHE